The proteins below come from a single Maylandia zebra isolate NMK-2024a linkage group LG23, Mzebra_GT3a, whole genome shotgun sequence genomic window:
- the LOC101484682 gene encoding gamma-crystallin S-like, whose protein sequence is MGRIIFYEDKNFQGRRYECDSDCTDFHSYLSCCNSARVESGTWVIYERPNYLGYQYVLKRGEYPNYHSWNGLNDRVSSCKMIHFAPGDPYKIQLYGKADFSGQVFEASEDCASVLETFHWREVHSCRVLGGWWVFYEHPNYKGRQYLLEKGEYRRPVDWGAVCPTVQSFRRLTE, encoded by the exons ATGGGCAGG atcatcttctacgaGGACAAGAACTTCCAGGGTCGCAGGTACGAATGCGACAGCGACTGCACCGACTTCCACTCCTATCTGAGTTGCTGCAACTCGGCCCGTGTGGAGAGCGGGACCTGGGTCATCTACGAGAGACCAAACTACTTGGGTTACCAGTACGTCCTGAAGAGAGGGGAATACCCCAACTACCACAGCTGGAACGGCCTCAATGACAGAGTCAGCTCTTGCAAGATGATTCACTTT GCCCCTGGAGACCCCTACAAGATCCAGCTGTATGGCAAAGCCGATTTCTCCGGTCAGGTGTTTGAAGCGAGCGAGGACTGCGCCTCTGTGCTGGAGACGTTTCACTGGAGAGAGGTGCACTCCTGCAGGGTCCTGGGAGGCTGGTGGGTCTTCTACGAGCACCCCAACTACAAGGGCCGCCAGTACCTACTGGAGAAAGGCGAGTACCGCAGGCCTGTGGACTGGGGCGCTGTCTGCCCCACTGTGCAGTCGTTCAGACGGCTGACTGAGTAA
- the LOC101466238 gene encoding voltage-gated delayed rectifier potassium channel KCNH8 isoform X1 gives MPVMRGLIAPQNTFLDTIATRFDGTHSNFVLGNAQVQSLYPIVYCSDGFCELTGFARGELMQKSCMCHFLYGSETSNPLTTQMQKALDERREFKTEIILYKKSGSKFWCLLDIVPIKNEKGEVVLFLVSHKDITENKDQDRDNESDIDEETGLEIRQISCPSGCNMERRRSRAVLYQLSGHLQKQDKTKSKLKINNSVLGANANPVPEYKVADVQKSRFILLHYGAFKAGWDWLILLATFYVAITVPYNVCFTAVEIREDGGSAARNPPSVSDILVEILFIIDIVLNFRTTYVSTSGQVVYDARSIYIHYVTSWLSVDLIAALPFDLLYAFNISVNFGVHMLKTVRLLRLLRLLQKLDRYSQYSAVVLTLLMSTFALLAHWMACVWYFIGRSEIESNSLTSWDIGWLHELAKRLGTPYFMAPLTSLLGVSESPQDTVTAGLSNYSQWNGSSLEPLNGASVLDSGQWNGSKTRVRAPNGSGMTVSGGPSVRSSYVTSLYFALSSLTSVGFGNVSANTDSEKIFSICTMLIGALMHAVVFGNVTAIIQRMYSRRSLYHTRTKDLKDFIRVHRLPKVLEQRMMECFQTTWSVNNGIDVSELLKDFPDELRADIAMHLNKELLQLSLFESASRGCLRSLSLIIKTSFCAPGEFLIRQGDALQAIYFVCSGSMEVLKDNTVLAILGRGDLIGSDCLTQEEVIKTNACVKALTYCDLQYISLKGLREVLCLYPDYAQKFITEIRNDLTYNLREGHNTEGDCESNGGIMKKLPSIKEDEEGSGSEGERSPLPKMSSLGRLGRGLRSPLRSPLRSPLLPPRPFRPASDPVRPSSLQIPVVSFSCLQPDLSPRFVDGIETENQSGSIPRFDFSPSATQSFLPGPDSATSGARDETMQTITKLKYEMSVLSHQVSIVSQELQEMTRLLRPLFHNPSALLTPSAVTPSPSVSPLSCSLALHLNTQHAPVHCPDDQNPPSSMMHEPPSPQLSMSKVFQGEFDPLSSSPSPHSPPFSHQTSTTPPVSHRSAPPSLNSSPHEHTIVPHPSSSTSIPSLSSSSHPLSITPLLVDLSEPQSRLRLHFPLQSHSESHLQSETHFMSQSYPHSLSQSDIQPQISLQTSSMASRSREPLLDLQRVEWGEHTTQLSLVDEGQSSM, from the exons ACAGCAACTTCGTCCTGGGGAATGCTCAGGTCCAGTCTCTCTATCCCATTGTCTACTGCTCCGATGGCTTCTGCGAACTGACCGGCTTTGCCCGCGGCGAGCTGATGCAGAAGAGCTGCATGTGTCACTTTCTGTACGGGAGTGAGACCAGCAACCCTCTCACCACACAGATGCAAAAAGCTTTGGATGAACGCCGGGAGTTCAAGACTGAAATCATTCTGTACAAGAAGAGCG GCTCTAAGTTCTGGTGTCTGTTGGACATTGTTCCCATCAAGAACGAGAAGGGCGAGGTGGTTCTGTTCCTGGTCTCACATAAGGACATCACAGAAAACAAGGACCAGGACCGTGACAATGAATCTGACATTG ATGAGGAAACTGGTCTGGAGATTCGCCAGATCAGCTGCCCCTCAGGCTGTAACATGGAGCGCCGGCGCAGTCGGGCTGTCCTCTATCAGCTGTCGGGACACCTGCAGAAACAGGACAAAACCAAGAGCAAGCTGAAGATCAACAAT AGCGTTCTCGGAGCCAATGCGAACCCTGTCCCCGAGTATAAGGTGGCCGATGTCCAAAAATCCCGTTTCATCCTCCTTCACTACGGTGCATTCAAGGCCGGCTGGGATTGGCTGATCTTGTTGGCCACTTTCTACGTGGCCATCACAGTTCCCTATAACGTTTGCTTCACAGCTGTGGAAATACGAGAGGACGGCGGCTCGGCAGCGCGAAACCCACCGAGTGTCAGCGATATCTTGGTGGAGATACTTTTTATCATTG ATATCGTGTTGAACTTCCGAACAACTTACGTGAGCACGTCGGGTCAGGTGGTCTACGACGCCCGTTCTATATATATTCACTACGTCACGTCCTGGCTGTCTGTGGATCTGATTGCCGCCTTGCCCTTTGACCTGCTCTATGCCTTCAATATCAGTGTG AACTTCGGCGTTCACATGCTGAAGACGGTGCGCCTGCTACGCCTTTTACGCCTCCTGCAGAAGCTGGATCGTTACTCCCAGTACAGCGCTGTGGTCCTCACACTGCTCATGTCCACCTTTGCACTGCTGGCCCACTGGATGGCCTGCGTGTGGTACTTCATTGGGCGCAGCGAGATCGAAAGTAATAGCCTCACCTCTTGGGATATAG GCTGGCTCCATGAACTGGCCAAACGCTTGGGAACGCCATACTTTATGGCACCGCTGACCTCCCTGCTGGGAGTCTCTGAATCGCCTCAAGACACTGTGACAGCAGGACTAAGCAATTACAGCCAGTGGAACGGCTCTAGTTTGGAGCCACTGAACGGGGCGAGCGTGTTGGATTCAGGCCAGTGGAATGGCAGCAAGACCAGAGTGAGGGCACCGAATGGCTCAGGGATGACAGTGAGCGGCGGACCGTCTGTCAGGAGCTCCTACGTGACATCACTCTACTTTGCCCTGAGCAGTCTGACCAGTGTGGGCTTTGGCAACGTTTCGGCCAACACGGACTCTGAGAAGATCTTCTCCATCTGCACCATGCTGATCGGAG CATTAATGCATGCTGTGGTTTTTGGTAACGTGACCGCCATCATCCAGAGGATGTACTCACGTCGCTCCCTCTACCACACCCGCACCAAGGACCTGAAGGACTTTATTCGTGTGCACAGGTTACCCAAGGTGCTGGAGCAACGCATGATGGAGTGTTTCCAGACAACCTGGTCTGTCAACAACGGTATTGATGTCAGTGAG CTGCTGAAGGACTTCCCGGATGAGCTCAGAGCCGACATCGCGATGCACTTGAATAAAGAGCTGCTGCAGCTGTCGCTCTTTGAATCGGCCAGCAGGGGGTGTCTGCGCTCCCTCTCCCTGATCATCAAGACCTCCTTTTGCGCTCCGGGGGAGTTCCTCATCCGCCAGGGTGACGCGCTCCAGGCTATCTACTTTGTATGCTCCGGCTCCATGGAAGTCCTGAAGGACAACACTGTGCTGGCCATTttag GTCGCGGTGACTTGATTGGCTCTGACTGTCTGACACAGGAGGAAGTTATAAAGACCAACGCCTGTGTGAAAGCATTAACCTACTGTGATCTGCAGTACATCAGCCTCAAAGGGCTGCGTGAGGTGCTCTGCCTCTATCCCGATTACGCTCAGAAGTTCATCACGGAAATCCGGAACGATCTGACGTACAATCTACGAGAAGGGCACAACACTGAG GGAGACTGTGAGAGTAATGGAGGAATCATGAAAAAGCTTCCTTCCATtaaggaagatgaggagggctCAGGGTCCGAGGGCGAACGCTCCCCTCTGCCCAAGATGTCATCCCTTGGCAGGCTGGGCCGCGGCCTGCGTTCCCCCCTCCGCTCCCCTCTTCGCTCCCCGCTTCTGCCGCCGAGGCCCTTCCGGCCAGCAAGTGATCCCGTCCGGCCCTCCAGCCTGCAGATCCCTGTTGTGAGCTTCAGCTGCCTGCAGCCGGACCTCAGCCCTCG GTTTGTGGATGGGATCGAGACAGAAAACCAGAGCGGTTCAATTCCGAGATTTGATTTTTCTCCCAGTGCAACCCAGAGCTTTCTGCCCGGCCCGGATTCAGCCACCTCAG GGGCCCGGGATGAAACCATGCAAACCATTACAAAGCTTAAATATGAG ATGTCTGTCCTCTCCCATCAAGTATCCATTGTGAGTCAGGAGCTGCAGGAAATGACGCGACTTCTCAGGCCTCTCTTTCACAACCCGTCCGCACTGCTGACTCCCAGTGCCGTGACTCCCTCGCCCAGCGTGTCCCCACTCAGCTGCTCTCTGGCCCTACACCTCAATACCCAGCATGCACCTGTGCACTGTCCTGATGATCAAAATCCTCCGTCGTCCATGATGCATGAACCGCCCTCTCCACAGCTGAGCATGAGCAAGGTGTTTCAAGGAGAGTTCGAtccactttcttcttctccttccccCCATAGTCCTCCATTCTCTCACCAAACCAGTACCACTCCCCCGGTCTCTCACCGCTCGGCTCCCCCTTCGCTCAACAGCTCTCCCCACGAGCACACAATCGTGCCACATCCCTCCTCTTCCACCTCCATCCCTTCTCTTTCTTCATCAAGCCACCCATTATCCATCACTCCCCTTCTGGTGGATTTATCAGAGCCGCAATCACGACTTCGGCTCCACTTCCCACTCCAATCCCATTCTGAGTCCCACCTCCAGTCAGAGACCCACTTCATGTCCCAGTCTTATCCTCATTCCCTTTCCCAGTCTGACATCCAGCCTCAGATTTCTCTCCAAACCTCCAGCATGGCGTCACGTTCCCGAGAGCCCCTCCTGGACCTGCAGAGGGTGGAGTGGGGGGAGCACACCACCCAGCTTAGCCTCGTAGATGAGGGACAGTCCTCGATGTGA
- the LOC101466238 gene encoding voltage-gated delayed rectifier potassium channel KCNH8 isoform X2 — MQKSCMCHFLYGSETSNPLTTQMQKALDERREFKTEIILYKKSGSKFWCLLDIVPIKNEKGEVVLFLVSHKDITENKDQDRDNESDIDEETGLEIRQISCPSGCNMERRRSRAVLYQLSGHLQKQDKTKSKLKINNSVLGANANPVPEYKVADVQKSRFILLHYGAFKAGWDWLILLATFYVAITVPYNVCFTAVEIREDGGSAARNPPSVSDILVEILFIIDIVLNFRTTYVSTSGQVVYDARSIYIHYVTSWLSVDLIAALPFDLLYAFNISVNFGVHMLKTVRLLRLLRLLQKLDRYSQYSAVVLTLLMSTFALLAHWMACVWYFIGRSEIESNSLTSWDIGWLHELAKRLGTPYFMAPLTSLLGVSESPQDTVTAGLSNYSQWNGSSLEPLNGASVLDSGQWNGSKTRVRAPNGSGMTVSGGPSVRSSYVTSLYFALSSLTSVGFGNVSANTDSEKIFSICTMLIGALMHAVVFGNVTAIIQRMYSRRSLYHTRTKDLKDFIRVHRLPKVLEQRMMECFQTTWSVNNGIDVSELLKDFPDELRADIAMHLNKELLQLSLFESASRGCLRSLSLIIKTSFCAPGEFLIRQGDALQAIYFVCSGSMEVLKDNTVLAILGRGDLIGSDCLTQEEVIKTNACVKALTYCDLQYISLKGLREVLCLYPDYAQKFITEIRNDLTYNLREGHNTEGDCESNGGIMKKLPSIKEDEEGSGSEGERSPLPKMSSLGRLGRGLRSPLRSPLRSPLLPPRPFRPASDPVRPSSLQIPVVSFSCLQPDLSPRFVDGIETENQSGSIPRFDFSPSATQSFLPGPDSATSGARDETMQTITKLKYEMSVLSHQVSIVSQELQEMTRLLRPLFHNPSALLTPSAVTPSPSVSPLSCSLALHLNTQHAPVHCPDDQNPPSSMMHEPPSPQLSMSKVFQGEFDPLSSSPSPHSPPFSHQTSTTPPVSHRSAPPSLNSSPHEHTIVPHPSSSTSIPSLSSSSHPLSITPLLVDLSEPQSRLRLHFPLQSHSESHLQSETHFMSQSYPHSLSQSDIQPQISLQTSSMASRSREPLLDLQRVEWGEHTTQLSLVDEGQSSM; from the exons ATGCAGAAGAGCTGCATGTGTCACTTTCTGTACGGGAGTGAGACCAGCAACCCTCTCACCACACAGATGCAAAAAGCTTTGGATGAACGCCGGGAGTTCAAGACTGAAATCATTCTGTACAAGAAGAGCG GCTCTAAGTTCTGGTGTCTGTTGGACATTGTTCCCATCAAGAACGAGAAGGGCGAGGTGGTTCTGTTCCTGGTCTCACATAAGGACATCACAGAAAACAAGGACCAGGACCGTGACAATGAATCTGACATTG ATGAGGAAACTGGTCTGGAGATTCGCCAGATCAGCTGCCCCTCAGGCTGTAACATGGAGCGCCGGCGCAGTCGGGCTGTCCTCTATCAGCTGTCGGGACACCTGCAGAAACAGGACAAAACCAAGAGCAAGCTGAAGATCAACAAT AGCGTTCTCGGAGCCAATGCGAACCCTGTCCCCGAGTATAAGGTGGCCGATGTCCAAAAATCCCGTTTCATCCTCCTTCACTACGGTGCATTCAAGGCCGGCTGGGATTGGCTGATCTTGTTGGCCACTTTCTACGTGGCCATCACAGTTCCCTATAACGTTTGCTTCACAGCTGTGGAAATACGAGAGGACGGCGGCTCGGCAGCGCGAAACCCACCGAGTGTCAGCGATATCTTGGTGGAGATACTTTTTATCATTG ATATCGTGTTGAACTTCCGAACAACTTACGTGAGCACGTCGGGTCAGGTGGTCTACGACGCCCGTTCTATATATATTCACTACGTCACGTCCTGGCTGTCTGTGGATCTGATTGCCGCCTTGCCCTTTGACCTGCTCTATGCCTTCAATATCAGTGTG AACTTCGGCGTTCACATGCTGAAGACGGTGCGCCTGCTACGCCTTTTACGCCTCCTGCAGAAGCTGGATCGTTACTCCCAGTACAGCGCTGTGGTCCTCACACTGCTCATGTCCACCTTTGCACTGCTGGCCCACTGGATGGCCTGCGTGTGGTACTTCATTGGGCGCAGCGAGATCGAAAGTAATAGCCTCACCTCTTGGGATATAG GCTGGCTCCATGAACTGGCCAAACGCTTGGGAACGCCATACTTTATGGCACCGCTGACCTCCCTGCTGGGAGTCTCTGAATCGCCTCAAGACACTGTGACAGCAGGACTAAGCAATTACAGCCAGTGGAACGGCTCTAGTTTGGAGCCACTGAACGGGGCGAGCGTGTTGGATTCAGGCCAGTGGAATGGCAGCAAGACCAGAGTGAGGGCACCGAATGGCTCAGGGATGACAGTGAGCGGCGGACCGTCTGTCAGGAGCTCCTACGTGACATCACTCTACTTTGCCCTGAGCAGTCTGACCAGTGTGGGCTTTGGCAACGTTTCGGCCAACACGGACTCTGAGAAGATCTTCTCCATCTGCACCATGCTGATCGGAG CATTAATGCATGCTGTGGTTTTTGGTAACGTGACCGCCATCATCCAGAGGATGTACTCACGTCGCTCCCTCTACCACACCCGCACCAAGGACCTGAAGGACTTTATTCGTGTGCACAGGTTACCCAAGGTGCTGGAGCAACGCATGATGGAGTGTTTCCAGACAACCTGGTCTGTCAACAACGGTATTGATGTCAGTGAG CTGCTGAAGGACTTCCCGGATGAGCTCAGAGCCGACATCGCGATGCACTTGAATAAAGAGCTGCTGCAGCTGTCGCTCTTTGAATCGGCCAGCAGGGGGTGTCTGCGCTCCCTCTCCCTGATCATCAAGACCTCCTTTTGCGCTCCGGGGGAGTTCCTCATCCGCCAGGGTGACGCGCTCCAGGCTATCTACTTTGTATGCTCCGGCTCCATGGAAGTCCTGAAGGACAACACTGTGCTGGCCATTttag GTCGCGGTGACTTGATTGGCTCTGACTGTCTGACACAGGAGGAAGTTATAAAGACCAACGCCTGTGTGAAAGCATTAACCTACTGTGATCTGCAGTACATCAGCCTCAAAGGGCTGCGTGAGGTGCTCTGCCTCTATCCCGATTACGCTCAGAAGTTCATCACGGAAATCCGGAACGATCTGACGTACAATCTACGAGAAGGGCACAACACTGAG GGAGACTGTGAGAGTAATGGAGGAATCATGAAAAAGCTTCCTTCCATtaaggaagatgaggagggctCAGGGTCCGAGGGCGAACGCTCCCCTCTGCCCAAGATGTCATCCCTTGGCAGGCTGGGCCGCGGCCTGCGTTCCCCCCTCCGCTCCCCTCTTCGCTCCCCGCTTCTGCCGCCGAGGCCCTTCCGGCCAGCAAGTGATCCCGTCCGGCCCTCCAGCCTGCAGATCCCTGTTGTGAGCTTCAGCTGCCTGCAGCCGGACCTCAGCCCTCG GTTTGTGGATGGGATCGAGACAGAAAACCAGAGCGGTTCAATTCCGAGATTTGATTTTTCTCCCAGTGCAACCCAGAGCTTTCTGCCCGGCCCGGATTCAGCCACCTCAG GGGCCCGGGATGAAACCATGCAAACCATTACAAAGCTTAAATATGAG ATGTCTGTCCTCTCCCATCAAGTATCCATTGTGAGTCAGGAGCTGCAGGAAATGACGCGACTTCTCAGGCCTCTCTTTCACAACCCGTCCGCACTGCTGACTCCCAGTGCCGTGACTCCCTCGCCCAGCGTGTCCCCACTCAGCTGCTCTCTGGCCCTACACCTCAATACCCAGCATGCACCTGTGCACTGTCCTGATGATCAAAATCCTCCGTCGTCCATGATGCATGAACCGCCCTCTCCACAGCTGAGCATGAGCAAGGTGTTTCAAGGAGAGTTCGAtccactttcttcttctccttccccCCATAGTCCTCCATTCTCTCACCAAACCAGTACCACTCCCCCGGTCTCTCACCGCTCGGCTCCCCCTTCGCTCAACAGCTCTCCCCACGAGCACACAATCGTGCCACATCCCTCCTCTTCCACCTCCATCCCTTCTCTTTCTTCATCAAGCCACCCATTATCCATCACTCCCCTTCTGGTGGATTTATCAGAGCCGCAATCACGACTTCGGCTCCACTTCCCACTCCAATCCCATTCTGAGTCCCACCTCCAGTCAGAGACCCACTTCATGTCCCAGTCTTATCCTCATTCCCTTTCCCAGTCTGACATCCAGCCTCAGATTTCTCTCCAAACCTCCAGCATGGCGTCACGTTCCCGAGAGCCCCTCCTGGACCTGCAGAGGGTGGAGTGGGGGGAGCACACCACCCAGCTTAGCCTCGTAGATGAGGGACAGTCCTCGATGTGA